From the Zymoseptoria tritici IPO323 chromosome 2, whole genome shotgun sequence genome, the window CACAAACAATGTGGTCGAAGGGTTTGGGTTGCTGCGAAATGGCCAGCTCCATGAGCCTGAGGACAGTCTCGATCGGTATTGGTTCGAGCCCTCGCTCCTTCAGCAGGTCGAAGAGATTGTTCTCCGCCACATATCCGACTGATTCGACCATGCCGAGATTGAGAGATACTGCGCTCATACCTCGAGACGTTCGTAACCGAGCGAGAGCATCTTGGAAAGAACAGCCAGCCGTGTAGTTTACCTGACCCGGCGCTCCGGTGATCCCCAACACTGACGAGCACATGACGAAGAAATCGACGGCGGGAAATACTTGATGCAAATTCCAACTGCCCATCACCTTGGGGTAGATGGCAGCCATGTATTGTGCCCTCGTCATGTTTTCAAAGGCCGAGTTCTGGTTCCGTTTTGTTAGTAACTTGATTCATAAGCGGCATCTGCTCGGAAGTTCTCTTACGTGAAGAACCATCCCGGCGTGTATCACACCTCGGATCGGGGGCATATCGTCGCAAGTTGCCAAGGCAGCTTCCAGCTTGCTTCTGTCGGAAACATCGCAGGCAACGTCTCGGATATGGCATTCCTTCGGGATGGAATCCCAAGACCCAGTTCCCTCCGGAGTGTTTCGCGAAAGTACAATCAAGGACCTTGCGCCCCGTTTGGCAAGCCATTCGCAAGTCTTCTTGCCGAtgccacctccgccaccgaCCACTAGGTACGAGGCATCCGGTAACAGTTCCACGCGTGGTGAGGCATGGCGGACCTATAAGTCAAATCGTCAGAGCCTATCACCCGGGATATTACCACTGATGCTTACCGCAACGGTACCATTTCCGTCCTCGGTGTTGACGACGACCTTCCCTATGTGTTGGCCAGTCTGAAGTTGACGAAAGCCTTGTTCAACGCCTGCCAACGGAACGCCAACAATGGGCTCAATGCCCGGGAGGGTTCCATGGCCCACTAGTCGTACACAAGTTTCGAGAACTTTGTGCATTTCTCGTGACTGATGCTCCACCAACACAAGCAGATCCACCGCCAAGACGGAGATGCTTCGTCCAAATGCTGCAAAGTCAATGCGATGATGATTCTCAATGTCGCGGCGGCCGAGTTCAACAAATCGACCAAATCTGGCAAGACAATTTAGCCCGCTTTGGAGTAGTGGACCAGACAAGGAATTGATCACCACGTCGACACCTCGTCCTTTGGTGGCTTGCATCAGCCCGTCGACGAAACCTTGGGAACGGCTACTAAAGATCCGTTCCGGTCGGATACCGAAGCGGTCTATCAAAGCTTTCCGCTTTCTTTCGCCTGCAGGGAGGTATCTTAGCCGACGAAAAGTGGGAGTTGGGGTGGTGACTGGAACTTACTGCCGACGGTTGCATAAACCTCAGCCCCCAAGTGTTGACATAGCGATACGGCGGCCTGTCCAAGCCCGCCTGCTGCCGCATGAACCAGCACTGTCTCCCCACGCTGGACGCGCGCAGCCCTCACCAAGGAAACATATGCTGTTGAGAACGCCACAGGGATACTTGCAGCCTGTACCCAGCTCATTTGGTCGGGGATCTTGGCAACGCTGGTCCAAGGAGTCCACAAGCTTGTGCGCCAGCTGTCTGTAGAGAAGGCGCAGACACGGTCGCCAACGCGTAGACCATTGACAGCCGCATGGGCCCCAAGGCGGGTTATCACCCCTGAGCATTCTAGTGCGGGTAGTTGATCGCAAGGCAGCTCGCCCATTGCAAGCATAATGTGCCGAAAGTTCAGCCCGAAAGCCCTGGGTGCGATCTCGACCATATCAGGAGGAAGCAGCGTGTGTTCTCGACTCTCAGCCGGCAGAAATTCGAGTGTGTCGAGCAACCCTGGTACCCTGATCTCGAGTTGAATTGGCTTTTCGGCATCTGTGAAGGCCCGCAATTCCAACCGCGTCGAGTCATCTTCGCTTGGCAGACTCGATACACGTCGGAGACGCGGTACGTGGATGACACCATGCCTCTCGCAGAACTCAAAGTCGCGCGCTGAGCTATCAGGGTCCTGCATCGTTGACGCATAGACTTGTGCTATCGCCTTTGCAGAATCGAAAGTCCAGAACGGTCGCCGAGGATCTAGATCGAGGGTGACATAGTTGCTGCTAGGATATTCGCACCGAAGCGAGCGCAGCAGTCCATGTATTAACGAAGACCACGGGTCGACGACATCCATAACCGCACCTCGTGTGATCCAGAAAACGGACTGGCATGATGTTAGCAAAGATTTCAGCGCGTTGTAGTCCGCATCTGTAGGACGAGAAAGGGCGTTGCTCCCTGGCTCTTCGATGTAGATCACGGAACAGCCCATCCCAGTCAGAGAAGAACAGCGATCCAATGAACAGAACATTGGCTGAACGCCCAAAGTGGTGGTCAATGTGTCATCTAGCTTTTGTAACCATCCGAGCGGGAAGCAGGTGAAGTCTCGTGCGACAACATGCAATGGGCTTCGACAAGTGCCGTTGAGTTCAATGCCGAGTTTTGAGTTCGGTCGCCGCGCAGTCGACATTAGCACACTAAAGTGTGACctctcttcatcctcatgATCCCGAAGGTGGCAATCAACGCCGGAGAATCCAGTCTCGCGGAGCACCAAATCCCATGATTCGAGGCTCAGGGAAGGCGAAGACGCTCGTTCTGGCTCTGTACCTATCGAGCTATTAGTACTGTTCGAAACTTGATAGCCCAGAGTGGGACCTACTGAGCCACCAGCCTGGGAGAAGGCCAAAAGCGAGAAATATGTCGATGCTGTCTCGAGTGGTTTCCATCAGCAGCAACTTGCCATCAGGCTTTAACAGGCGATGGACATTCAGCATCGCCTGTCGAATGTTAGAGGTGGCATGAAGAACCTGACACGCAACGACGACGTCGTACGTGTTCGGCTCGAATCCCTGCTCCAGAGGATCGGAGCTGATATCAAGTTGCTTGAAGAGCATACGCTCTGCCCACGGACTGAATTGCTGGCGGGCAGAGTCGAAAAAAGCGGGTGATATGTCGGTGAAGTGATATGTGCTGAAATCCAATGCATCGTGGCCATCGTCTTTTTCGATGGACGTCCATTTGTTGCGCGATGGTGAAGCCTGCATTATAGCCTTGGTAGCGCCGCCTGTCCCGGCACCAATCTCTAGGATGCTACACTTTGGGTTCACCTTGGTCAGCATGTGTAGCAGCGATGCTAGCTGTGTCTCGGAGCGCCTCCATTGCGGTGCGTTCTCGTAGTAGCGATACAACAGCCGATCCTGCATCATCAGATCCAAAGCGGACTCGTGACCTTGTATGATGGCAGAAATCTTCGGGCCCACTCGTGTCATCAGCTCTCCGTTGACGCCGGACGAGCCGACTCGCTGGTAAAAGTCGGCCAAGTCGTCAGGGCTGAGTGGAGTGGCGGACTCTTTCTCGATCTGCGCCTTCATCCATTGATGATATTTTACGAAGTGCCCCGGGATCTCACCTAACACAGCTGACGGGATCGTCTCTAGGGCATTTGACATGTAGTGCAACGCAGCAGAGTGTAGGTCATTTGCTAGGCTCTCCTCGTATGAGTCTTGACGGTGCCTCAGTTCACGCAGCATGTGCTCGGGGACGCCGAAGCGAACATCCGGTGTCCAGAAAGTCCTAGCGAAACGATCGTGATCCTCTGCTCTGGACTCTAGACCGAGTGGTCTCGAGTCCGCCACCGGCGCACCATGAAATTCAAGACCTGTCACTTCCAGCACGGGCAGCTGATCGTAGCCTTTATCATTCGGGTTGGCATTATGAACCGTCATGTCCACGGAAAATCCATTTCGTTTGGGGCTGATGCGGGAGGCTTCTGCCCAAAGTGCGTGTTCCACATCTGCTTGTGTGTTTCGTCGCAGGCAAATGTCGGCGATCGAGTACGGAAGATACGCCTGTTCTTGAGTCGCCAGCGGCGAATTGTAGTAAGACGGGTAAGCAGCTTGCAAGACAGCGTCGATTGTGGTAGGATGCATTGCGTACGCGGACTCGTGTCCGCGCGGCATTGTCGATGCTGTGTCGGCAACGTGCAGTTCGACGCACGCGACTGTTGAGGAGTTGGAGTCGCCGTAAATAATCCGGCGAAAGTTTCGGAATGCCGCTCCATATTCGATCCCAACACGACGTAGCGTGGCCCACAGATCTTGCGGATCCATAGCTTTGGTATCAGAAAGAGCTAGAGACGAGTGACTGGCTGCCGTGGATGCGATGCCAGCTGCAATCTGTTCCCCTGACCGAACGATTCCATCGCTGACCTGCATCTTCGTTTGCCCGCTGCAGTGGAGACGCCAGACATCACGGCCACTGGACTTCGGTTCCCGTGAATAGATATGAAACTGGAACCAGCCATGAGATTGCAGATCCCAATCCGGACAGGCTTGCAAATGGAAATGCAGCTGGCAGCCCGCACCTTCGTCTTCGGGTAGGACCAGTGCGTGCGGAAAGGCAATGTTGCGCAAGTGGTATTCGAGTCCATTCGTCTCGCCGTCTTGTTGCGTTTGCATCTGACCGATGGCGTCAATGGCCATGCAAAGGTATCCAGCCGCCGGGAAGACGATCTTTCCTCCGACCACATGGTGCCTCAGCCACGGCACATCCGAAATCTTGAGGAAGTTGCTCCAACTCATGGCCATCGGCTCAGCGATGGACTCACGCACGCCGAGAAGGTCGCACGACGCTGCCGTTCGGTGCCGGTAGGACTTATTGCGCTGCTCTTCGATCCAGAAAGACACTTCGTGTGACCAAGGGTAAGAGGGAAGGTCGAGCAGGAAACCTGGTTGCCGCAAAGAAGTGGGAAAATTGACGAGATCAAGGTTGATCGTACCGTGCCCTCTCCGGACAAGCTCGCCGACAAGCCCATGAATACTCAGTACCGCATCTCGCTTGCGGACCAGACAGCTGCCGTAGCCAATATCGCCCAAGTCCCCTGGTACATTCGCTTCCTTCAGTATATCCATGATTGGGCCTTTGAGTGCGCTGTGTGGTCCAACCTCCACAATCATGTCGATGTTCAGTCGACGTCCATTGACAATGCACATTTTGCTAAGAGCACGATCAAACTGTACCTGGGAAAGCATGTTGGTATTCCAGTACTCCGGAGTGGCGAGCTCTCTAAGGTCCGTGAGGTAAGTTCCAGTTACGGAGGAGCAGAAAGCTACAGGTTCTCTTCCCACCGCTGGCTCCATTCCGTTTGTGCACGCGGCCGCTGCTGCAAGCCACGGTCGCACTCTCTCCATGAATCTGGACGAGATTGGAGCCATATACTCGGTGTGGAAGGCTGCGGTGACCTTGAGTCGACGACAGAAAGCCCCGTCTGCATTGAGGAGTTGTTCCAGGAACGCGATACCACCGATATCTCCTGATGCGGTCACACTTTTGGGACTGTTGACGCATGCGACCCACACGCGTCCACATTCCTTTCCATTCACGGCAGCGACATACGGGAGGACGTCACTCTGAGACAGCCCTACAGCGAGCATGGCTCCTCGCCGTTGGCCCGCATCGTCCTCGGCCGCTAGACTTCCACGAATGAACATCATGGCAATTGCGGACCGGGCATCGATGGCATGAGCAGCATACGCAGCGGCCACCTCTCCGCTCGAGTGTCCTGTCACCACGGCTGGAAACACATTCCACGAGCGCAACAGGTCCGTGAGCGCCACCTGAATGGCGGTAGAGAGCGGCAGACTGTACGCGACATCGTTCAGATAGCTTGATGTGGCTTCCCGCATCAGCTCCTCTGTAACAATATATCAGCGGATCATCTCGCAGCAAGTGTCAATCGTGCAACTCGCCTTCTAACGACCATTGTGCTCCCATCTCTCGCATATACCCATCCATGGCTTGGATACTCGCGCGAAAAGCCGGGTAGGTGGCAATCAACTCCTTGCCCATACCCTGCCATTGCGCTCCTTGTCCATTGAATACGAATCCGATACGCAGGGCTCCGTTCCGTCTCGGACAGATACACGAACGTTCGATTCGCTCAAGGTGCTGATCGAGTTCAGTGATACTACTCGCACTGACAGCATCAATACAGGAGAATCTCGAGCGCCGTCGGTGCAGGGTGTACGCCAGGTCATCTAAGATCGCCTCGGAGCATTGATTGTCCTTCCCTTGAAGCTGGGTAAGGTAGAGGCGCAGTTGGGACGCTGTACGGCTCAACGCCTCCTCATTGTGGCTGCTCAGAGCGAACAATCTCGGTCGTGTCCCGGACCTCGAGTGCGTTTCACCTTTCTGGCCAGCATACTCAGGGGCTTGTTCCATGATTACATGGGCATTTGCACCTCCAAAACCAAAATTATTGACTGATGCCCGACGAATTCGGTCCTGTTCGGGCCACGTTGTACATTTTCTAGGAATCTGTTCAAAGTCAACGACGGACTCCAAAGCGATGCTCTTGTGCCTCACAATAGCGCACGTGTTCAGGTTGGAATACGCTTACCGTAATGTGCCCAGCTACTTGACGGCACGCTTCACTCATTTCACCAAAGTCTGCATTAGGAGGGATGACTCCTCGCTTCAGACACAGTGCGGTCTTGATGATGCTGGCCAGTCCACTGGCAGCCTCGCAGTGACCGACATTCGTTTTGACGGAGCCCAGCCACAATggcagcgagttggaagCTCTGGCAACGCCGATTGTCCTTGCAATAGCCTCCAACTCGATGGGATCTCCAGTCTTCGTGCCTGTGCCGTGAGCCTCGACATAACCCGTGTCCTTCATGTCGAGGCCAGCTTGCTTATAACATTTCGCGATCAACGCTTGCTGCGCGTCACAACTCGGTCGGGTGATAGTAGCTGTCTTGCCGTCCTGATTAAGACCAGTCGTACATATGACAGCGTGGATGTGGTCATTCGCCTCGATGGCATCTCCGAGACGCTTTAGAACGATGGATGCAATTCCTTCACCACGGCCATAGCCGTTGGCACGCTTGTCGAAAGCATAGGACTTTCCATCCGGTGATAGAAAGCTGTTGCAGAAGTCAGGACATGAATGTGTTCTCGCAGAAGAAAGCCGTACCCTAGGCTCGACATGGTAACGAAAAAGTCTGGGTTCAACATCAGATTGGCCCCAGTCACCTAAACATCAACGGGTAGAGTTGTCAGCATATCTGGAACGATCTGGATTCCAAGGCAAAGACCTCGCATCACCCGAGAAAACTCGGGCTCCCACGTAGGCCTCTTTGAGCTCCATGTTCGTACAATTGAAGTAACGGATTCTCCGCTCTGGAGACTCTTGCAAGCCAGATGCACGGCAGTCAGAGTAGTCGAGCAAGCAGTGTCGATGGTCATACTGGGGCCCcggaggtcgtagaagtGCGAGACACGGTTCGACGCCATCGCGGCTGCGTTGGTCGTCATGTACATCTGCGGCAGGCGGTCGGGGTCGCGTAGGAGGCCGTCGGAATAGTCTCTCTGCATGATTCCAGCAAACACGGACGTGTTGGAGCCGGCAATTTGCGCGAGGGTAATACCAGCTTGAAGTCGATTAGCAGTCCAGACCCCATCGCAATCCGAACCAATTTTGGCTTTACAGACCATTCTCCAAAGCCTCGTACACCACTTCCAGCGTCATGCGCTGTTGAGGGTCCATACTCTGTCGCAGTTGTCAACACTCGCCGGCAATTAGATGTCGGCTAGCGATCCTGAAGTCCACTCTCACCTTGGCAACTTCTGCGGACAGGCCGAAGAAGTTGTGATCGAAATGCGCAATGTCCTGCTCGAGAAAATGACCGCTGGTCACGTTGGCCTCATTTTCAAGTCAGCACTAGATCGTGAATCACGACGGCAGAGGGCAAAGAACTCACGGTGCTGGTCTTCTCGCCGTGCGGATGGTGGAAAGCTGCTGCATTGAAGCGTGAGTCGGGCACGATGCCCCATCCTGTTCTCGCAGCTCCCAGCATCTCCCACAGCTTCGAAGGGCTTGTAGCGCCAGCGGCAAACCGGCAGGCCATGCCTACAATGGCAATTTTGTCTTCTTCCATGTTTGTGACTGAACTCAAGGACCTGGTTGTGTGTTCTTGCGGTTCAGAGGGACAACGAGTTGGTGCGCGTGAACAGTTGAGCCAATTCTCCGAGCTCCTTGTACGTTTCACCTGTCTCGGTTCTTACATCCGTGTGATTGTTGAAGATGCCAAATCGGACCGTGATGATCTTAAGCGGACCGGGGCATGGCTGTGGCACACCGGGATATCTCGCATCCAAAACACACAGTACCTAAAGTACGGGCCGCATGTGCAAAACACAAGCCACCATAAGCTCCCCGAGAAGCGGTCCGTCAACAACATTGTGTGGTAACTCGTCCATCACGGTAAAATATCTCTCCTCTGGCCGGATGGGATATTGAGCATGGTTTGTCCGCGAGATTCGAGCCAAGTTGTGTCATGCCACACTCCACCGAGACCAGGATTTACAGCAAGGTTTCGACCATGGCCAACGTCCAAGCTAGGACAGTCTTCTACGAAGAGTTGCGCTCTCTCCTTCCCGAGCTTCTAGAAGATACCCGAGTCGACCGTCAAAGCTTCGCAACATGTGGTGGAACATCGCTTGCGGCTCTCCAGCTTCAAACTGCctgtcgacggcgaggagtCGAGCTCGACTTCACTCACTTGCTATCAGAAGCAAGTCTGAGCGAGGTCATCAACAGAGCCAAAGTTTCCACTTCCGACCCGGTCACCCCAGACAAGATGCGTCACGGCGACGTCGCGTGTACAGCATCGGCACCGAGATCGACAATGGTGTCGGCAGCCCCACGTGACGAGAAGGGACCTACGAGCCAGCAGAGCGAAGATGCGTTGTCCCCACCGAACGGCTTCGTTCCAAAGACAGCAGGACGCCCACGACTTCGATTGGTATCATATGAGAGGACCCTGCTCGCCAGAACCCACGACTTGGACGCTGAGCAGGACGCCGCCGAATTCAACGACCTTCAACTTCGTCTGATCCAAGGCACGATTCGACGACCTGGTAGCGGCCTAATTCACCATGTAATGACCGCACGCAGCGAGGAGTTAGAGTCAGTTCAAAGTGCCTGGGAAGCGGTTCTCAAGAATGAACCCACGTTCAACACAGCTTATCGTAACCCTCGGGGTGGCCGTCCGCTTTGCTTGGCCGTCTGCTGGCGGCGATTTGAGACCGATGATGCCGATACACATCAGCAAGCGCTCTCCGACTGGCGTACAGCGCTACCATCGTGGCCTCGTTGGCGGGATATCGACGTCGATGATGTGGATCTTGACATTCGGTTCACCGTCATCGAGCTCAAGGATCAAGCCGAGTCGATGAGAAACGGCGCAGTGGTGATATGGACTATTCACCATGCCTTGATCGATGGATGGTCGGCGCATCTGCTCCTGCAACGTGTGCAGGGTGTGCGCTGTGGAAAAGCAGTATGCGGACCAGTCCATGCATGGAGCACAGCAATGGCCGATCTGGAAAGCTATCGCCAGCGGCATCGATCAGCAGGCGAAAACTTCTGGTCCATGTGTTCAGAAGAGCTCAATCTATCCAGAGGCTCAATCTTGCTCCCGCTTCCTCCCGCCAGCGCTTTCACGGAGGGATCAAGCTACCAACACACAGAGCAACTGTATACCACGCTTTCCGATCCGCTACAGAGCCGGATTCGATTGACATCCCAGAGATATGGCGCAACTCCCTTGGCCATTTTTTATGCCGCCTGGGCCATCATCATCTCCGTGTACAGCGATTCGGATGCGATCAACTTCGGAACGGTGGTCTCGGCGCGTGGACTGCCCATCCAGGGCGCCCTGGACGTCGTGGGCCCCATGTTCGACACATTGCCGTTCCATATGGTCATTCCTTGGACCTCGACCATAGAAACATTTGTGCGGCAGATTCACCGTCGTTTGCGGCTACTCAACGAGTTTT encodes:
- the PKS6 gene encoding putative polyketide synthase (Predicted polyketide synthase involved in secondary metabolite biosynthesis), with product MRCPSMACRFAAGATSPSKLWEMLGAARTGWGIVPDSRFNAAAFHHPHGEKTSTANVTSGHFLEQDIAHFDHNFFGLSAEVAKSMDPQQRMTLEVVYEALENAGITLAQIAGSNTSVFAGIMQRDYSDGLLRDPDRLPQMYMTTNAAAMASNRVSHFYDLRGPSMTIDTACSTTLTAVHLACKSLQSGESVTSIVTGANLMLNPDFFVTMSSLGFLSPDGKSYAFDKRANGYGRGEGIASIVLKRLGDAIEANDHIHAVICTTGLNQDGKTATITRPSCDAQQALIAKCYKQAGLDMKDTGYVEAHGTGTKTGDPIELEAIARTIGVARASNSLPLWLGSVKTNVGHCEAASGLASIIKTALCLKRGVIPPNADFGEMSEACRQVAGHITIPRKCTTWPEQDRIRRASVNNFGFGGANAHVIMEQAPEYAGQKGETHSRSGTRPRLFALSSHNEEALSRTASQLRLYLTQLQGKDNQCSEAILDDLAYTLHRRRSRFSCIDAVSASSITELDQHLERIERSCICPRRNGALRIGFVFNGQGAQWQGMGKELIATYPAFRASIQAMDGYMREMGAQWSYLNDVAYSLPLSTAIQVALTDLLRSWNVFPAVVTGHSSGEVAAAYAAHAIDARSAIAMMFIRGSLAAEDDAGQRRGAMLAVGLSQSDVLPYVAAVNGKECGRVWVACVNSPKSVTASGDIGGIAFLEQLLNADGAFCRRLKVTAAFHTEYMAPISSRFMERVRPWLAAAAACTNGMEPAVGREPVAFCSSVTGTYLTDLRELATPEYWNTNMLSQVQFDRALSKMCIVNGRRLNIDMIVEVGPHSALKGPIMDILKEANVPGDLGDIGYGSCLVRKRDAVLSIHGLVGELVRRGHGTINLDLVNFPTSLRQPGFLLDLPSYPWSHEVSFWIEEQRNKSYRHRTAASCDLLGVRESIAEPMAMSWSNFLKISDVPWLRHHVVGGKIVFPAAGYLCMAIDAIGQMQTQQDGETNGLEYHLRNIAFPHALVLPEDEGAGCQLHFHLQACPDWDLQSHGWFQFHIYSREPKSSGRDVWRLHCSGQTKMQVSDGIVRSGEQIAAGIASTAASHSSLALSDTKAMDPQDLWATLRRVGIEYGAAFRNFRRIIYGDSNSSTVACVELHVADTASTMPRGHESAYAMHPTTIDAVLQAAYPSYYNSPLATQEQAYLPPKRNGFSVDMTVHNANPNDKGYDQLPVLEVTGLEFHGAPVADSRPLGLESRAEDHDRFARTFWTPDVRFGVPEHMLRELRHRQDSYEESLANDLHSAALHYMSNALETIPSAVLGEIPGHFVKYHQWMKAQIEKESATPLSPDDLADFYQRVGSSGVNGELMTRVGPKISAIIQGHESALDLMMQDRLLYRYYENAPQWRRSETQLASLLHMLTKVNPKCSILEIGAGTGGATKAIMQASPSRNKWTSIEKDDGHDALDFSTYHFTDISPAFFDSARQQFSPWAERMLFKQLDISSDPLEQGFEPNTYDVVVACQVLHATSNIRQAMLNVHRLLKPDGKLLLMETTRDSIDIFLAFGLLPGWWLSTEPERASSPSLSLESWDLVLRETGFSGVDCHLRDHEDEERSHFSVLMSTARRPNSKLGIELNGTCRSPLHVVARDFTCFPLGWLQKLDDTLTTTLGVQPMFCSLDRCSSLTGMGCSVIYIEEPGSNALSRPTDADYNALKSLLTSCQSVFWITRGAVMDVVDPWSSLIHGLLRSLRCEYPSSNYVTLDLDPRRPFWTFDSAKAIAQVYASTMQDPDSSARDFEFCERHGVIHVPRLRRVSSLPSEDDSTRLELRAFTDAEKPIQLEIRVPGLLDTLEFLPAESREHTLLPPDMVEIAPRAFGLNFRHIMLAMGELPCDQLPALECSGVITRLGAHAAVNGLRVGDRVCAFSTDSWRTSLWTPWTSVAKIPDQMSWVQAASIPVAFSTAYVSLVRAARVQRGETVLVHAAAGGLGQAAVSLCQHLGAEVYATVGSERKRKALIDRFGIRPERIFSSRSQGFVDGLMQATKGRGVDVVINSLSGPLLQSGLNCLARFGRFVELGRRDIENHHRIDFAAFGRSISVLAVDLLVLVEHQSREMHKVLETCVRLVGHGTLPGIEPIVGVPLAGVEQGFRQLQTGQHIGKVVVNTEDGNGTVAVRHASPRVELLPDASYLVVGGGGGIGKKTCEWLAKRGARSLIVLSRNTPEGTGSWDSIPKECHIRDVACDVSDRSKLEAALATCDDMPPIRGVIHAGMVLHNSAFENMTRAQYMAAIYPKVMGSWNLHQVFPAVDFFVMCSSVLGITGAPGQVNYTAGCSFQDALARLRTSRGMSAVSLNLGMVESVGYVAENNLFDLLKERGLEPIPIETVLRLMELAISQQPKPFDHIVCGINADPGTHWARDFLLCDERFSTLQDQAMSSSSAPESGFLQQPANFGRKTDRLSSRLRSSVAVDDASKLIVDELNLKLQTMFGATHIDTSKDFSECGVDSLVAIELRNWLRTQTGLDISVTGMMQACSIDDFAHEVAERMSCSSSDD